The following proteins are co-located in the Shouchella hunanensis genome:
- a CDS encoding proline dehydrogenase family protein — translation MVLEQPLRSVFMQLAKNKSLNKAAKKWGLKFGASQVVAGATLEDAIKNVQLLNEKGVACTLDHLGEFVTEREEAIESTEACLAVLRAIHETNVECNLSLKMTQLGLDIDESFCLYNMKRICEVAQAFNIFIRIDMEDYSHCEQTLRILSILRNEHQFDNVGTVIQAYLHRAEDDVKSLKGVPLRLVKGAYKESETVAYQDKATIDKNYLNIIKIHLNNGSYTAIASHDHTIIEKVKAFAIEQNISKEQFEFQMLYGFREQLQKELIDEGYKVRSYVPFGTDWFGYFMRRLAERPQNIAFAVRGFFGK, via the coding sequence ATGGTCCTAGAACAACCACTTCGTTCAGTATTTATGCAGCTAGCTAAAAATAAATCGTTAAATAAGGCCGCAAAAAAATGGGGACTGAAGTTTGGCGCTTCTCAAGTTGTAGCAGGAGCTACCTTAGAGGATGCCATTAAAAATGTTCAATTATTAAATGAAAAAGGAGTCGCCTGTACCCTTGATCATTTAGGAGAATTTGTCACAGAAAGAGAAGAAGCCATTGAATCTACCGAGGCTTGTTTAGCCGTTTTACGTGCAATCCACGAAACGAACGTTGAGTGCAATTTATCATTAAAGATGACACAACTTGGACTAGATATCGATGAAAGCTTTTGTTTATATAATATGAAACGAATTTGCGAAGTCGCCCAAGCATTTAATATTTTTATTCGTATTGATATGGAAGACTACTCACATTGTGAGCAAACGTTGCGTATTTTGTCCATTCTACGAAATGAACATCAGTTTGACAACGTTGGAACCGTGATTCAAGCCTACCTCCATCGTGCAGAAGACGATGTAAAGAGCCTAAAAGGGGTTCCACTCCGTCTGGTAAAAGGGGCTTACAAAGAATCAGAGACTGTTGCCTATCAAGATAAGGCGACAATCGATAAAAATTATCTGAACATTATTAAGATCCATTTAAACAACGGAAGCTACACGGCCATAGCTTCTCATGATCATACGATTATTGAGAAGGTAAAAGCATTCGCTATCGAACAGAACATTTCAAAGGAACAATTCGAATTTCAAATGCTGTATGGCTTTAGAGAGCAACTTCAAAAGGAATTGATTGATGAAGGGTATAAAGTCCGTTCTTACGTACCGTTCGGCACAGATTGGTTCGGGTATTTCATGAGGCGCTTAGCAGAAAGACCACAAAATATTGCATTTGCCGTTAGAGGTTTTTTCGGAAAATAA
- a CDS encoding sigma-54 interaction domain-containing protein: MQTSLKDVAEPYTGKTEEDSWTLPESTLLMNLPAFSDQITTIYTVNELNDVVGRVKKELIPSLLLYELKRYHSFHETLVTAMNDAVTIVNHESEILAINHRSEELYHLNNENVKKKPLQQFFEEDALVLWSVLRDKQPVMNQYNQPKQGLHVIVNTVPVFLGVECIGGISIERDITDVVKLNEKLSSTTASLHDLNGQVADEPFQKIIGRSKPITQAIDMARKVAKTEANLLLTGESGVGKELFAEGVHHASKRDKEPFVAINCGAIPSALFESELFGYVPGAFTGAVKGGKKGKLDVAKGGTLFLDEVAEMPLELQVKLLRVLQERVFYRVGDHKPIPLDVRIIAATNRNLDEMIQEGTFREDLYYRLHVIQIHVPPLRERLDDLPELMQRFAHEFAIRYDKVVPTFDPEVMYMLMNHRWEGNIRQLRNLVERVIILTNDTEDRVHWYHLPESFQKQMNHVSSANYSRNDERSEILAALEKTFGNKSAAAKLLGVSRATLYNKLKHYNL, from the coding sequence TTGCAAACCTCATTAAAAGATGTAGCAGAACCGTACACTGGTAAAACTGAAGAAGACAGCTGGACATTACCAGAGTCAACGTTACTCATGAATTTACCTGCTTTTAGCGATCAAATAACGACGATCTATACAGTAAATGAATTAAACGATGTTGTAGGCAGAGTGAAAAAAGAACTCATCCCCTCACTTCTTCTTTATGAATTAAAGCGGTATCATTCTTTTCACGAAACGTTAGTGACGGCAATGAATGACGCAGTTACAATTGTGAATCATGAAAGTGAGATATTAGCGATTAACCATCGATCTGAAGAACTTTATCATTTAAATAATGAAAACGTTAAAAAGAAACCGTTACAACAGTTTTTTGAAGAAGATGCTCTCGTACTGTGGTCAGTTCTTCGAGATAAGCAGCCGGTTATGAATCAATATAATCAGCCAAAACAAGGTTTACACGTTATTGTGAATACAGTCCCGGTATTCTTAGGTGTAGAGTGTATTGGTGGCATTTCAATAGAACGAGACATAACCGATGTTGTTAAGTTAAACGAAAAACTATCATCGACAACAGCGAGCTTACATGATTTAAACGGGCAAGTAGCTGACGAACCTTTTCAAAAGATCATTGGTAGGAGTAAACCAATAACTCAAGCGATCGATATGGCACGTAAAGTGGCTAAAACAGAAGCTAATCTATTGTTAACTGGAGAAAGTGGTGTAGGAAAAGAACTATTTGCAGAGGGAGTACATCATGCTAGTAAGCGGGATAAAGAGCCATTTGTAGCGATTAACTGTGGCGCGATCCCATCAGCGCTGTTTGAAAGTGAACTATTCGGCTACGTTCCGGGAGCTTTTACAGGGGCCGTTAAAGGCGGAAAGAAAGGAAAGCTAGATGTTGCAAAAGGGGGGACTCTTTTTTTAGATGAAGTAGCAGAGATGCCCCTCGAATTACAGGTGAAACTTTTGCGCGTTTTACAGGAACGGGTATTTTATCGTGTAGGCGATCATAAGCCAATTCCTCTTGATGTTCGTATAATTGCTGCAACGAATCGAAATCTAGATGAAATGATTCAAGAAGGAACCTTCCGAGAAGATCTTTATTATCGCCTGCATGTGATTCAAATTCACGTGCCACCTTTACGTGAACGACTCGATGATTTACCGGAGTTAATGCAACGATTCGCTCACGAGTTTGCCATTCGCTATGATAAAGTTGTCCCAACGTTTGATCCAGAAGTCATGTATATGCTTATGAATCATCGTTGGGAAGGGAATATTCGTCAATTACGTAATCTAGTTGAGCGGGTGATCATTTTAACAAATGATACAGAGGACCGTGTGCATTGGTATCACTTACCCGAATCTTTTCAAAAGCAGATGAATCATGTCTCCTCTGCAAATTATTCAAGAAACGATGAACGAAGCGAGATACTAGCCGCTTTGGAAAAAACGTTCGGCAACAAATCGGCTGCTGCAAAATTGCTTGGTGTTTCTAGAGCGACCTTATACAATAAGCTAAAGCACTATAATCTGTAA
- the pruA gene encoding L-glutamate gamma-semialdehyde dehydrogenase encodes MLLPYTHEPFTDFTIEENKKDLLDAIKQVEAQLGGHYPLVINGERVDTTDKLTSYNPSNKAEIIGTTGKATKEHAEQAIEAASVAFESWRKVTPQERANILVRAAAIVRRRKHEFTAMLVKEGGKPWKEADGDTAEGIDFLEYYARQMIELANGKPVNSRVGEQNNYIYTPTGVTVVISPWNFAFAIMAGTTVAPLVTGNTVLLKPASTTPVIAAKFVEVLEDAGVPKGVINFVPGSGSEIGDYLIEHPKTALISFTGSRDVGVRLYEKAAIVQKEQNHLKRVIVEMGGKDTVVVDSEADIETAVDAIVVSAFGFSGQKCSAGSRAVIHEDVYDEVVEKVVARTKELTVGNPAEPTNLYMGPVIDQAAFDKITSYIEIGKEEGKLAAGGQSDDSTGYFIHPTVFVDVDPKARIMQEEIFGPVLAISKATSYDEALEIANNTEYGLTGAVITNNREKIEQAKYDFHVGNLYFNRNCTGAIVGYHPFGGFKMSGTDSKAGGPDYLVLHMQAKTISEMY; translated from the coding sequence ATGTTATTACCTTACACACATGAACCATTCACTGATTTTACAATTGAAGAAAATAAGAAAGACCTATTAGATGCGATTAAACAAGTCGAAGCTCAGCTTGGTGGTCACTACCCACTTGTTATTAATGGTGAGCGTGTTGATACTACCGACAAATTAACGTCTTATAACCCTTCCAATAAAGCTGAAATTATTGGAACAACTGGAAAAGCGACTAAAGAACATGCAGAGCAAGCAATTGAAGCTGCAAGTGTTGCATTTGAATCTTGGAGAAAAGTAACGCCACAAGAGCGCGCCAACATCCTAGTTCGTGCTGCAGCCATTGTTCGCCGCCGTAAGCATGAATTTACTGCTATGCTTGTAAAAGAAGGTGGTAAACCTTGGAAAGAAGCTGATGGAGATACGGCAGAAGGTATTGATTTTCTTGAATACTATGCGCGTCAAATGATTGAACTTGCAAACGGCAAACCAGTTAATAGCCGCGTTGGAGAACAAAATAACTACATCTACACGCCAACAGGGGTGACGGTTGTCATTTCACCTTGGAATTTCGCTTTTGCCATTATGGCAGGTACAACGGTAGCACCGCTCGTTACAGGAAATACGGTACTCTTAAAACCGGCAAGTACAACACCTGTTATTGCGGCTAAATTTGTTGAGGTTCTTGAAGATGCCGGTGTTCCTAAAGGCGTCATTAATTTTGTTCCTGGTAGCGGTAGCGAAATTGGTGATTACCTAATTGAACATCCGAAAACAGCTCTTATTTCCTTTACTGGCTCACGCGATGTAGGTGTTCGTCTTTATGAGAAAGCAGCAATCGTTCAAAAAGAGCAAAATCATCTAAAACGTGTAATCGTAGAGATGGGCGGTAAAGATACTGTTGTTGTTGACAGTGAAGCAGATATTGAGACAGCTGTAGACGCTATTGTCGTTTCTGCTTTCGGCTTCTCAGGCCAAAAGTGTTCAGCAGGTTCTCGTGCAGTTATTCATGAAGATGTTTATGATGAAGTTGTTGAAAAAGTCGTAGCACGCACAAAAGAATTAACTGTTGGAAACCCTGCAGAACCAACAAATCTTTATATGGGACCAGTTATTGATCAAGCTGCTTTTGATAAGATTACTAGTTATATTGAAATAGGCAAAGAAGAAGGAAAGCTTGCAGCAGGTGGACAAAGCGATGATTCAACAGGCTACTTTATTCACCCAACTGTGTTCGTTGACGTTGATCCTAAAGCGCGAATCATGCAAGAAGAGATCTTTGGTCCTGTTCTCGCAATTAGTAAAGCGACGAGCTATGATGAGGCGTTAGAAATTGCCAATAATACGGAATATGGGTTGACTGGAGCCGTTATTACAAATAACCGCGAAAAAATTGAGCAAGCCAAATATGATTTCCACGTTGGAAACCTTTATTTCAACCGTAACTGTACAGGTGCCATTGTTGGTTATCACCCATTTGGTGGTTTTAAAATGTCCGGTACCGATTCAAAAGCAGGCGGCCCAGATTATTTAGTCCTTCATATGCAAGCAAAAACAATCTCGGAAATGTACTAA
- a CDS encoding NAD(P)-binding domain-containing protein: protein MEKQRVAIIGTGRMGKAIATQIHSYFQLTLLNRGSKQGKELAAYLKVAYSTDFRCLNTMNLILCCVPQDATTSVLNRIAHYASPNTIIINCSTKAWVDKELKQAYSKLHFVEAKIIGHAISIEAGKQAAIFADATSKSVQEDISSLFSPFATVVFEHPAVVEKLNQVATEIGILAAVTVEQKVEGENLSPFIKEVLIDNVCAGVMSAYVHNDLGHFAKQIVADLQGRKDTNERNL from the coding sequence ATGGAAAAGCAGCGAGTAGCTATCATTGGAACAGGTCGAATGGGAAAAGCGATCGCAACACAGATTCATTCCTATTTTCAGTTAACCCTTTTAAATAGAGGCTCTAAACAAGGTAAGGAATTAGCCGCTTACTTGAAAGTAGCCTATTCAACAGACTTTCGTTGTTTAAACACAATGAATCTTATTTTGTGTTGCGTGCCTCAAGATGCAACAACGTCTGTGCTGAATCGCATTGCGCACTACGCTAGCCCTAACACCATTATTATTAATTGCTCAACAAAAGCATGGGTTGATAAGGAACTTAAACAAGCTTACAGTAAGTTGCATTTCGTAGAAGCGAAAATTATTGGTCATGCGATATCGATTGAGGCTGGAAAACAGGCTGCTATTTTTGCAGATGCGACGAGCAAAAGCGTGCAGGAAGACATTTCCTCCCTTTTTTCTCCGTTTGCAACCGTTGTGTTTGAACATCCTGCAGTAGTTGAAAAGCTAAATCAAGTTGCGACAGAAATTGGCATTCTAGCTGCTGTGACAGTAGAACAAAAGGTGGAAGGGGAAAATCTTTCTCCTTTTATAAAAGAAGTCTTGATTGACAATGTATGCGCCGGTGTGATGAGTGCCTATGTACACAATGATTTAGGGCATTTTGCAAAACAGATAGTAGCTGATTTACAGGGAAGGAAAGATACGAATGAAAGAAATCTATAG
- a CDS encoding C45 family autoproteolytic acyltransferase/hydolase, with the protein MKEIYSNIVQFKGDHETFGYEQGMEIKASLIIKNRSNQWNVRKQRFSIDVHEAKREISAISAEIWQELLGMQQALEWSMEEVLKEFGGYRVPYLKSGCSIATGDHYLIRNYDYHPKTYEGRYTLFKPTDGGLAVAAPSQRISGRMDGMNEAGLAMGYNFMNRKKPGAGFICCMIGRFILETCETVDQAVTLLKKIPHRHSFSYIVYDQSGRTVIIEATPREVAIRSSIRCTNHFEELVSENRHHLVDSTRRLDVLKKNQQTVMSAKEAYHLFNSANKGLFSDLYDSWAGTIHTSVYFPSSLQAWFTLGPDQEPTVIDFKKWLNGEPIALDRITGTIDTNVPFLHMDDPADWYR; encoded by the coding sequence ATGAAAGAAATCTATAGCAACATCGTTCAGTTTAAAGGCGATCATGAAACATTTGGGTATGAACAAGGCATGGAAATCAAAGCGTCACTAATCATTAAAAATCGTTCAAATCAATGGAATGTGCGCAAGCAGCGTTTTTCAATTGATGTACACGAAGCGAAGCGGGAAATAAGCGCTATATCGGCTGAAATATGGCAAGAACTTCTCGGAATGCAGCAAGCACTTGAGTGGTCGATGGAAGAGGTGTTGAAAGAGTTTGGTGGCTACAGAGTACCTTATTTAAAGTCGGGGTGTTCCATTGCTACAGGTGATCATTATTTGATTCGCAACTATGATTACCATCCTAAAACATATGAAGGTCGGTATACCTTATTTAAACCGACAGATGGTGGATTAGCGGTTGCAGCTCCCAGTCAGCGTATAAGCGGTCGAATGGATGGAATGAACGAAGCGGGATTGGCAATGGGCTACAATTTTATGAATCGTAAGAAACCTGGTGCTGGATTCATTTGCTGTATGATTGGTCGGTTTATTTTAGAGACATGTGAGACTGTCGACCAAGCTGTTACGCTACTAAAAAAAATCCCACATCGCCATTCGTTTAGCTATATTGTCTATGATCAAAGTGGTCGAACCGTTATTATTGAGGCAACACCTAGGGAAGTAGCCATCCGTTCAAGTATTCGGTGCACGAATCATTTTGAGGAACTTGTTTCTGAAAACCGTCACCATCTCGTTGACTCAACAAGGAGGCTGGATGTCTTAAAAAAGAATCAACAAACGGTTATGTCAGCGAAGGAAGCGTATCACTTATTTAATTCTGCAAATAAAGGCTTATTCTCGGATTTATACGATAGTTGGGCAGGGACGATCCACACATCGGTTTACTTTCCTTCTTCATTACAGGCATGGTTTACTCTTGGACCGGATCAAGAGCCGACTGTAATCGATTTTAAAAAGTGGTTAAATGGAGAGCCTATAGCGTTGGATCGAATAACAGGAACGATTGATACAAATGTGCCTTTTTTACATATGGATGACCCTGCGGATTGGTATCGGTAA
- a CDS encoding bifunctional metallophosphatase/5'-nucleotidase, producing the protein MKFLLSIQIVFLVYFLMGENPAYGAEGEMVRILHTNDIHGRMVEGEGFGFAKLKTLIDSNCEGDCLLVDAGDTFHGTPFVQASKGEVAVSLMNDLHYDAFVPGNHDFNYGFGHLLHLRKQARFVFLNGNLFYKGRKEQPFSPFIIKTVATKKIGLFGLTTTEAITKTNPNNVKEIELRNPFEQAANIVDQLKQAQVDLIVAVVHLGMEGSPETSKQLAEKVPDIDVIIDGHSHTLLPTGHVAENNTLLASTGAHLQALGLVTIEYDNDQLIKKAQLLKPSSTTREHLVTKKKLHIVAERINKDGKRVVGFTPVALIGDRQHVRVGETNLTQFLTDAIRKKTNADISLLNGGAIRSSIPKGTVTKADLQSAFPFNSSIVTVDVSGQVLVDMIEHGIRGYPLENGKFPHVSGMKVTVKWEEGTPVVNAIKLDGGTFNPSSWYTVATSDFIYSGGDGYPIQPGRFIHKYGPIQDGFVDYMKTQNPIATIHNRIVGLETNESGKRRD; encoded by the coding sequence ATGAAGTTTTTACTTAGTATCCAAATCGTTTTTTTAGTGTATTTTCTAATGGGTGAAAATCCTGCCTACGGTGCGGAAGGGGAAATGGTTCGCATCCTACATACAAATGATATTCATGGCAGGATGGTGGAAGGGGAAGGCTTCGGATTTGCAAAATTGAAGACATTGATCGATTCAAACTGTGAAGGAGACTGCCTTCTCGTTGATGCAGGAGATACCTTTCATGGAACACCATTTGTTCAAGCTTCTAAAGGAGAAGTAGCAGTTTCGTTAATGAATGATTTGCATTACGACGCTTTTGTACCAGGTAATCATGATTTTAACTATGGTTTTGGACATCTTCTTCATTTACGTAAGCAAGCAAGGTTTGTCTTTTTAAATGGCAATCTATTTTATAAAGGAAGGAAGGAGCAGCCTTTTTCCCCATTCATAATAAAAACCGTCGCAACTAAAAAAATTGGCCTTTTTGGCTTAACAACAACAGAAGCGATAACCAAAACAAATCCAAACAATGTAAAGGAAATTGAACTAAGAAATCCATTTGAGCAAGCGGCAAACATTGTTGATCAATTAAAGCAGGCGCAAGTGGATCTTATTGTTGCAGTTGTGCATCTTGGTATGGAAGGGAGTCCTGAAACAAGTAAACAATTAGCAGAAAAGGTTCCGGATATTGACGTCATTATTGATGGGCATAGTCATACGTTGTTACCAACTGGTCATGTCGCTGAAAACAACACGTTGCTTGCAAGTACAGGAGCGCATCTTCAAGCCCTTGGCCTTGTGACAATTGAGTATGACAATGATCAGCTTATTAAGAAGGCGCAGCTACTCAAACCGTCTTCCACAACAAGGGAGCATCTCGTTACGAAAAAGAAGCTTCACATTGTAGCTGAGCGTATAAACAAGGATGGGAAGAGAGTGGTTGGATTTACTCCCGTTGCCTTAATAGGCGATCGTCAACATGTTCGCGTGGGCGAAACGAACCTTACTCAATTTCTAACAGACGCCATTCGTAAAAAGACTAATGCAGATATTTCTCTTTTAAATGGTGGAGCCATCCGTTCTTCAATTCCAAAAGGCACTGTGACGAAAGCAGATCTCCAGTCTGCGTTCCCTTTTAATAGTTCAATTGTAACGGTCGATGTCAGTGGTCAAGTGTTAGTAGATATGATTGAACACGGTATTCGTGGTTACCCGTTAGAAAATGGGAAATTTCCACATGTAAGTGGAATGAAGGTAACCGTTAAGTGGGAAGAAGGTACGCCAGTTGTTAACGCAATAAAACTAGATGGTGGTACGTTTAATCCATCATCGTGGTATACGGTTGCTACAAGTGACTTTATTTATAGTGGAGGCGATGGTTACCCAATTCAACCTGGTCGGTTTATTCACAAATACGGTCCTATTCAAGATGGTTTTGTGGATTATATGAAAACGCAAAATCCTATTGCAACGATTCATAATCGGATTGTAGGTCTAGAAACGAACGAAAGCGGGAAGAGAAGGGATTAA
- a CDS encoding alpha/beta hydrolase, with protein MKKKTKRMLWSIGGVSVVLGGTLVAASYYLFTMAIARSTSNVDLYAGEEEAKEELENIAELMKRGEQWLATKEVERIEQQTYDGLTLYGRYITNEEQTGKLALLLHGYRGGSSEMGLAGELYEEEGFDLFLPDARAHGESEGDYIGFGWLERQDQLNWLNKLIDEKGLKQIVIHGESMGASTALMVAGEVDLPKEVKVIIADSPYTAVDEELSHQMQNLFQIPSFPLLQMGSALTKLAAGYTFGEASALVQVKNETPPLLFIHGSADDLVPTYMSRELYDAAATKEKDLWIADGADHVGAKFTEPAVYYKQIWSFVNRYIK; from the coding sequence GTGAAGAAAAAAACGAAAAGGATGCTCTGGAGTATTGGCGGTGTATCGGTTGTACTTGGTGGGACACTTGTTGCGGCTAGTTATTATTTATTTACTATGGCAATTGCAAGGAGTACAAGCAATGTCGATCTTTATGCGGGAGAGGAAGAAGCGAAAGAAGAGCTCGAGAACATCGCTGAATTAATGAAGCGTGGCGAACAATGGCTAGCCACAAAAGAGGTGGAACGAATCGAACAACAAACGTATGATGGATTAACGCTTTACGGTCGCTATATAACGAATGAAGAACAAACAGGGAAACTGGCTTTGCTTCTCCACGGCTATCGAGGCGGAAGTAGTGAAATGGGACTAGCTGGAGAACTGTATGAAGAAGAGGGCTTTGATCTTTTTTTACCGGATGCACGAGCACATGGTGAAAGTGAAGGCGATTATATAGGCTTTGGCTGGCTTGAGCGCCAGGATCAACTAAACTGGTTAAACAAATTAATTGATGAAAAAGGGCTAAAGCAAATCGTGATTCATGGAGAATCTATGGGTGCTTCAACAGCTTTAATGGTGGCTGGTGAAGTGGATTTACCAAAGGAAGTTAAGGTCATTATTGCAGACAGTCCATATACAGCAGTAGATGAGGAATTGTCGCACCAGATGCAAAACTTGTTTCAAATCCCGAGTTTCCCACTCTTACAGATGGGGAGTGCACTAACGAAACTAGCAGCTGGCTATACCTTTGGAGAAGCTTCAGCCCTTGTGCAAGTGAAAAACGAGACACCACCGCTGCTTTTTATTCATGGTAGTGCAGATGATTTAGTACCCACATACATGTCTAGAGAGTTATACGATGCTGCAGCTACGAAGGAGAAAGACCTTTGGATTGCAGATGGTGCAGACCATGTTGGCGCAAAGTTTACAGAGCCAGCCGTTTATTATAAACAGATATGGTCTTTTGTGAATCGATATATAAAGTAA
- the htpG gene encoding molecular chaperone HtpG → MEKKQFQAESKRLLEMMVNSIYSQKEIFLRELISNASDAIDKMYYRSLTDENLQFEQDKYAIYVHADKEARTLTLRDTGIGMTKEELEANLGTIAKSGSLAFKKENEIKDGHDIIGQFGVGFYAAFMVADQVAVVSRSVDSDQAYLWQSDGTDGYTIEPAEKDEVGTTITLYLKENGEEESFDEYLEEYRLKQIIKKYSDFIRYPIKMNVTVSKPKEDNEEEYTEFEEEQTLNSMIPIWRKNKSELTDEDYVQFYQDKRYGFDKPLEHIHVAVDGAVRYNAILFIPENTPYDYYSKEFEKGLELYANGVLIMEKSAELVPDYFSFVKGMVDSEDLSLNISREMLQHDRQLQLIAKNIKSKIKSQLKTMLKKDPEKYDKFYQAFGRQLKFGVYNDFGANKDDLQDLLLFHSSTEKKLVSLADYVSRMKEDQTQIYYATGDSVERIAKLPQTEMVADKGYEILYLTEDVDEFAIKMLREYDGKEFISVSSADLKIDDDEKAEEETSEEDTAMFSKMKDILAGKVKDVRTSKRLKTHPVFLAADGDITIEMEKVLQAMPDNQHVKAEKVLELNGNHDVFASLKQAYGQDEEKFALYTNLLYSQALLIEGLPLEDPVEFTKDMCKVMV, encoded by the coding sequence ATGGAAAAGAAACAATTTCAAGCAGAGTCCAAACGCTTGCTAGAGATGATGGTCAATTCGATTTACTCGCAAAAAGAAATTTTCCTTCGTGAGCTAATATCAAACGCCAGCGATGCGATTGATAAAATGTACTACCGCTCACTGACAGACGAAAATCTTCAGTTTGAACAGGACAAGTATGCGATTTACGTCCATGCAGACAAAGAAGCAAGAACGTTAACTCTTCGTGATACCGGGATTGGTATGACGAAAGAAGAGCTTGAAGCAAACCTTGGGACGATTGCCAAAAGTGGCTCCCTCGCCTTTAAGAAAGAAAATGAAATTAAAGATGGTCATGACATTATTGGACAATTCGGCGTTGGTTTTTATGCGGCATTTATGGTGGCAGACCAAGTCGCTGTCGTAAGTCGTTCGGTCGATAGTGATCAAGCCTATTTATGGCAATCAGACGGTACGGACGGCTATACAATTGAGCCAGCCGAAAAAGATGAAGTCGGAACAACTATAACACTTTATTTAAAAGAGAATGGTGAGGAAGAATCATTTGATGAGTATTTAGAGGAATATCGTCTCAAGCAAATCATTAAAAAATACTCTGACTTTATCCGCTATCCAATTAAAATGAATGTGACGGTCAGTAAGCCAAAAGAAGATAATGAAGAAGAGTATACAGAGTTTGAAGAAGAACAAACGCTTAATAGCATGATTCCAATATGGCGCAAAAATAAAAGTGAACTAACGGATGAAGACTATGTTCAATTTTATCAAGATAAGCGCTATGGTTTTGATAAACCGTTGGAGCATATCCATGTTGCGGTTGATGGAGCCGTTCGGTATAATGCCATTTTATTTATCCCTGAAAACACGCCTTATGATTATTATTCGAAGGAATTTGAAAAGGGTCTAGAGTTATACGCAAATGGCGTCTTAATTATGGAAAAGAGCGCTGAACTTGTACCAGATTACTTTAGTTTTGTAAAAGGAATGGTTGATTCAGAGGATTTATCCCTTAATATCTCTCGTGAAATGCTGCAGCATGATCGTCAGCTACAGTTAATTGCAAAAAATATTAAATCGAAAATTAAGAGTCAGCTCAAAACGATGCTAAAGAAAGACCCAGAGAAGTACGACAAGTTCTATCAAGCATTTGGCCGTCAATTAAAATTCGGTGTCTACAACGATTTTGGTGCGAATAAAGATGACCTTCAAGACTTATTGCTATTTCATTCTTCTACAGAGAAAAAGCTGGTTTCGTTAGCAGACTATGTGTCTCGTATGAAAGAAGATCAAACCCAAATTTACTATGCAACGGGTGACTCTGTTGAGAGAATTGCAAAACTACCACAAACGGAAATGGTTGCAGATAAAGGATATGAGATTCTTTATCTTACAGAAGATGTGGATGAGTTTGCGATTAAGATGCTCCGCGAATATGACGGAAAAGAGTTCATTTCGGTTTCAAGTGCTGACTTGAAAATAGATGACGATGAAAAAGCGGAAGAAGAAACAAGCGAAGAAGATACAGCGATGTTTAGCAAGATGAAGGACATCTTAGCTGGAAAAGTAAAAGACGTACGGACATCAAAACGTCTTAAGACGCATCCAGTCTTCTTAGCGGCTGATGGTGACATTACGATTGAAATGGAAAAAGTTCTCCAAGCGATGCCAGATAATCAGCACGTGAAGGCTGAAAAAGTATTAGAGTTAAATGGCAATCATGATGTATTTGCTTCGTTAAAACAGGCGTACGGACAGGATGAAGAGAAGTTTGCGCTCTACACGAATCTTCTTTATAGCCAAGCGCTGTTAATTGAAGGGTTACCGCTAGAAGATCCAGTTGAGTTTACAAAAGACATGTGTAAAGTAATGGTATAA